A genomic segment from Methanobrevibacter ruminantium encodes:
- a CDS encoding acyltransferase — protein MNQSKNTELSKTPSKRIFYYDVLRALAIIGIVFCHVSVSYVSRDINSPNLYISVFFDCFRDFSIPIFVMLSGALLLGKKDTLIKFFKKRLSRLFIPFLFWVLVYIIFTSAMSHGFNLDSALKIVFGTAGTLGVHFWFVWMIIIAYVGIFIINKVMQLDMNINDFNKKFITILAILSVIYICLSHYYIINPYTPQLTYYLSFLAYIIIGYFLAKCDFLEKRIDGKYLIATTTLLFIGSYLWYIFCFVVPRSHLVHQFVRLSYFNLLILFMSANAFLLFKYLSKTKAFISMENNQLGNAFTTISNYSYGIYLIHYLVLYCIKINLIKFINFTQGSSLVWIPLLVILTTAISLAILSILDKIPYLDKVTGKK, from the coding sequence ATGAATCAATCTAAAAACACTGAATTATCTAAAACACCCTCAAAAAGAATATTCTATTACGATGTACTTAGAGCATTGGCAATAATTGGAATCGTATTCTGCCATGTCTCAGTTTCATACGTATCAAGAGATATAAATAGCCCTAATCTTTATATTTCTGTATTCTTCGACTGTTTTAGAGACTTTTCAATCCCTATTTTTGTAATGCTTAGTGGAGCCTTGCTCTTAGGTAAAAAAGACACTTTAATAAAATTCTTTAAAAAGAGATTATCAAGACTATTCATACCTTTCCTGTTTTGGGTATTGGTTTACATAATATTTACAAGCGCAATGAGCCATGGATTTAACCTAGACAGTGCACTTAAGATAGTCTTTGGAACAGCGGGAACACTGGGAGTTCATTTCTGGTTCGTTTGGATGATTATAATAGCTTATGTTGGAATATTCATAATAAACAAAGTGATGCAATTAGATATGAACATAAATGATTTCAATAAGAAATTCATCACAATTTTAGCAATTCTTTCTGTAATTTACATATGCTTGAGCCATTACTACATTATCAATCCATATACTCCCCAATTAACATATTACCTTTCTTTCCTTGCTTATATAATAATTGGATACTTCTTGGCAAAATGTGACTTCTTGGAAAAAAGAATTGATGGAAAATATCTTATCGCAACCACAACTTTGTTATTTATAGGATCTTACCTTTGGTACATATTCTGTTTTGTAGTTCCAAGGTCTCATTTAGTACATCAATTCGTTAGATTAAGCTATTTCAATCTATTGATACTTTTCATGTCTGCAAATGCGTTCTTGCTGTTTAAATACCTATCAAAGACCAAAGCATTCATTAGTATGGAAAATAATCAATTAGGAAATGCATTTACAACAATAAGCAATTACAGTTATGGAATTTATCTTATTCATTACTTGGTTTTATATTGCATAAAAATCAATTTAATAAAATTCATCAATTTCACTCAAGGCAGCTCATTGGTTTGGATACCTCTTTTAGTGATTCTTACAACAGCAATCAGTTTAGCAATTCTATCTATTTTAGATAAGATTCCATATTTGGATAAGGTAACTGGAAAGAAATAA
- the ung gene encoding uracil-DNA glycosylase: MIGNSWDNVLEEEFEKEYFQEIKEFVEAEYKTKTIYPPKDEIFNAFKLCPIDNVKVVILGQDPYHEEGQAHGLAFSTPEGHPIPRSLKNIFKEIESEYGYPIPESGCLESWAKQGVFLLNTVLTVEEGNANSHSKCGWQTFTDNVISILNQENHHIVFLLWGKQAELKRELIDNPNHLVLTSSHPSPFSARRGFFGCNHFKLANEFLKENNLEEIDWRINNSSKGQQTLFK, translated from the coding sequence ATGATTGGAAACAGTTGGGATAATGTTTTAGAAGAGGAATTTGAAAAGGAATACTTCCAAGAAATAAAAGAATTTGTAGAAGCAGAATACAAAACCAAAACAATCTACCCTCCAAAAGATGAAATATTCAATGCTTTCAAGCTATGTCCAATAGACAATGTGAAAGTTGTCATATTAGGCCAAGACCCCTATCATGAAGAAGGACAGGCACATGGACTTGCTTTCTCAACACCTGAAGGACATCCAATCCCAAGATCTCTAAAAAATATCTTTAAGGAAATAGAATCAGAATACGGTTATCCAATTCCAGAATCAGGATGCCTTGAATCCTGGGCAAAACAAGGAGTTTTCTTACTCAATACTGTACTCACTGTCGAAGAGGGAAATGCAAACTCACACAGCAAATGCGGATGGCAAACATTTACAGACAATGTAATAAGCATCTTAAACCAAGAGAATCATCATATCGTTTTCCTGTTATGGGGAAAACAGGCAGAGCTCAAAAGGGAATTAATTGATAATCCTAATCATTTAGTGCTCACATCATCTCATCCAAGCCCATTTTCTGCAAGAAGAGGATTCTTTGGATGCAATCATTTCAAATTAGCTAATGAATTCCTCAAAGAAAACAATTTAGAAGAAATTGATTGGAGAATCAATAACTCATCTAAGGGCCAGCAAACTCTTTTTAAATAA
- a CDS encoding MarR family winged helix-turn-helix transcriptional regulator, giving the protein MTAKKMQRDKFDSMPFIALIHHISRNKLRYSQKNPNHIDMVHEGQYLMEIYKRKNLSQDDLATIFGQSKGTIAKALRKLEDHEYVERVIDENNRRKYILNITKKGEQLAILLENDLNNWEEQVGIDKLDDYAKDQLREIARKTEEILK; this is encoded by the coding sequence ATGACAGCAAAGAAAATGCAGCGGGATAAATTTGATTCAATGCCTTTTATTGCACTGATACATCACATATCAAGAAATAAATTAAGATATTCCCAGAAAAACCCAAACCATATAGATATGGTTCATGAAGGCCAATATTTGATGGAAATCTATAAAAGGAAAAATTTGTCTCAGGATGACTTGGCGACTATTTTTGGTCAAAGCAAAGGAACAATAGCTAAAGCTTTAAGAAAATTGGAAGACCATGAATATGTTGAAAGAGTCATTGATGAAAATAATAGAAGAAAATACATCTTAAATATAACGAAAAAAGGAGAACAATTAGCTATTCTATTAGAAAATGATTTGAATAATTGGGAAGAACAGGTTGGAATAGACAAATTAGATGACTATGCAAAAGACCAATTAAGAGAAATAGCTAGAAAAACAGAGGAAATATTAAAATAA
- a CDS encoding MATE family efflux transporter — MANKNVELMRGAPEIAVKKLAIPIMISMLLTASYNIIDGIWVAGLGQAAIAGIGFVTPIFMILNGVSVGLGSGATSSISRFVGAKNHEGANKSAAHALLIFLVASIILTVILLSVQEPLLRTYGASGQNLAEGIKYGTPLFLGLIAFMFGNGGSGILRGEGDMKRAMYAMIVSVVLNAILDPIFIYVMGLGSAGASLATIVSALGSASVILYWILIKKDTYVNVNLKEFKFDLKITKDILKVGIPASMDMFMMSLAVSLYLVFISTIGGEYGIASFTSGQRLYLFAIMPLTAIGSAVAAVSGSAYGAKNGDYLSRAHLYGVKFGVAFGTAVTIILVAFAPQLATLFAYTKETAVLVPEITRFLRIASLCLPLTGAGMTSSFLYQGMGKGTMSLMWTIIREVIFTVTATYTLGIALGWGLVGIWTGLATGRILASILNFSFARYTIKKVREEFGT, encoded by the coding sequence ATGGCAAATAAAAATGTAGAACTAATGAGAGGAGCACCGGAAATAGCAGTTAAAAAGCTTGCTATTCCAATCATGATATCCATGCTACTTACAGCATCCTACAATATCATAGATGGTATTTGGGTAGCAGGACTTGGACAGGCTGCAATAGCTGGAATCGGTTTTGTAACACCTATTTTCATGATATTGAATGGTGTGAGCGTAGGTCTTGGAAGTGGTGCTACAAGTAGTATAAGTCGTTTTGTAGGAGCTAAAAACCATGAAGGTGCCAATAAATCTGCAGCACATGCTCTTTTAATATTTTTAGTGGCTTCAATCATACTTACAGTAATCCTATTATCCGTTCAGGAACCTTTGCTTCGAACTTATGGGGCAAGCGGACAAAACCTTGCTGAAGGTATTAAATACGGAACCCCTCTATTTTTAGGCCTTATTGCATTCATGTTCGGTAACGGAGGAAGCGGTATCCTTCGTGGTGAAGGTGATATGAAAAGGGCAATGTATGCAATGATTGTCTCTGTAGTCCTTAATGCCATTCTTGACCCTATCTTCATTTATGTAATGGGCTTAGGTTCTGCAGGAGCATCCCTTGCAACAATTGTAAGTGCTCTTGGATCTGCATCAGTAATCCTGTACTGGATACTAATCAAAAAGGACACCTATGTGAATGTCAACTTAAAAGAGTTTAAATTCGACTTAAAAATAACTAAAGACATCTTGAAGGTAGGAATTCCAGCATCTATGGACATGTTCATGATGTCCCTTGCAGTAAGCTTATATCTGGTTTTCATCTCAACAATTGGAGGAGAATACGGTATTGCATCATTCACTTCAGGACAAAGGTTATACCTCTTTGCAATAATGCCTCTTACAGCAATAGGTAGTGCAGTTGCTGCTGTTTCAGGAAGCGCATATGGTGCTAAAAACGGAGATTATCTATCAAGGGCTCATTTATATGGTGTTAAATTTGGTGTAGCATTTGGAACAGCTGTTACAATAATACTTGTTGCATTTGCACCACAGCTTGCAACATTGTTTGCATACACAAAAGAAACAGCGGTTTTAGTTCCAGAGATTACAAGATTCTTGAGAATAGCTAGCCTTTGCCTTCCACTAACTGGAGCGGGAATGACTTCAAGTTTCCTCTATCAAGGAATGGGTAAGGGAACCATGAGCTTGATGTGGACAATCATCAGAGAAGTAATCTTTACAGTTACCGCAACATACACTCTCGGAATAGCATTAGGATGGGGACTCGTCGGTATTTGGACAGGCCTTGCAACAGGAAGAATCCTTGCAAGTATCTTAAACTTCTCCTTTGCAAGATATACAATCAAGAAAGTGAGAGAGGAATTCGGCACCTAA
- a CDS encoding flavodoxin family protein codes for MDIVAIMGSPRKHGNTDMLLDEMIKGAEEKGHNVKKYYISDLEVHPCRACGVCMQGKDCVRDDGLTVTHEIAKADGLIVSSPIYFGQMTGALKVLIDRFYGITHNPLIPLSGKVVLIFTHLGPEGYYDSYIGLSKIQHFMMNMGYEVMDVLDVGSLGDVRTQPKN; via the coding sequence ATGGATATCGTAGCTATTATGGGTTCTCCAAGAAAGCATGGAAATACAGACATGCTATTGGATGAAATGATTAAAGGTGCAGAAGAAAAAGGACATAATGTCAAGAAGTATTATATCAGTGATTTGGAGGTTCATCCTTGCCGTGCATGTGGAGTTTGCATGCAAGGAAAAGATTGTGTCCGTGATGATGGGTTAACAGTAACTCATGAAATCGCAAAGGCAGATGGGCTCATTGTTTCAAGCCCTATCTATTTTGGCCAAATGACTGGTGCATTGAAGGTTCTCATTGACAGGTTTTATGGCATAACACACAATCCTTTGATTCCATTATCCGGTAAAGTTGTGCTTATTTTCACTCATTTAGGTCCTGAAGGATATTATGACTCTTACATTGGGCTTTCAAAGATACAGCATTTCATGATGAATATGGGTTATGAAGTGATGGATGTCTTGGATGTTGGAAGTTTAGGTGATGTAAGGACTCAGCCAAAAAATTGA
- a CDS encoding radical SAM protein, giving the protein MHYTGTVYRNPYEPPSPLLEITQGCSHNKCKFCNMYSAVKYNPSPMEWIEEDLAEIASFYPETNRLQLLSADPFALNFKRLDAICDLVHKYLPNIEIMTMAARVDNITDKTVEELKILKDKGILELNIGAESGDGWTLDFVNKGYKSQDILEQCEKLDKAGIEYWLTFLNG; this is encoded by the coding sequence ATGCATTATACTGGAACAGTTTATAGAAATCCTTATGAGCCTCCTTCTCCTTTGCTTGAGATTACCCAAGGATGCAGTCATAATAAGTGCAAGTTTTGCAATATGTACTCTGCCGTTAAGTATAACCCTTCTCCTATGGAGTGGATTGAAGAGGATTTGGCTGAAATTGCATCTTTTTATCCTGAAACCAATCGTTTGCAATTGCTTAGTGCGGATCCTTTTGCATTAAACTTTAAGAGATTGGATGCAATTTGTGATTTGGTGCACAAGTACTTGCCAAACATTGAAATAATGACCATGGCAGCACGTGTAGACAATATAACTGACAAGACTGTTGAAGAACTAAAGATACTCAAGGACAAGGGAATATTGGAGTTGAATATCGGTGCTGAAAGCGGTGATGGCTGGACCTTGGATTTTGTAAATAAGGGTTACAAGTCTCAAGATATTCTAGAGCAATGTGAAAAATTGGATAAGGCAGGGATTGAATATTGGCTAACATTCTTGAATGGGTAG
- the trpA gene encoding tryptophan synthase subunit alpha produces the protein MSDNKDIKIADAFKDGKAFIGFLTAGDPTIEKTVEYVLAMEEAGCDLVEIGIPFSDPVAEGPVIQEANIRALSNNTNTDDVFEAIRQIREKSDVPLVFLTYINPVFYYGYDKFFKRCQELNVCGIISPDLPYDEKDEILDVTQKYGIDIISLIAPTSKERIQMIARESSGFIYVVSSLGVTGMRSEIRTDLKSILEDIKEVTDVPAAVGFGINAPQQAENIAKVADGVIVGSAIVNIIAEHGENAKEPLANYVKSMKDAIS, from the coding sequence ATGAGTGATAATAAAGATATAAAGATTGCTGATGCATTTAAGGATGGAAAAGCATTTATCGGATTCTTGACTGCAGGAGACCCTACAATTGAAAAGACTGTAGAGTATGTTTTGGCTATGGAAGAGGCAGGATGTGACTTGGTTGAGATAGGAATTCCATTTTCAGATCCTGTAGCTGAAGGCCCTGTCATTCAGGAAGCGAATATCAGAGCGCTTTCAAACAATACAAATACTGATGATGTTTTTGAGGCAATCAGGCAAATCAGGGAAAAGTCAGATGTTCCTTTGGTGTTCCTGACTTATATCAATCCGGTATTCTACTATGGCTATGACAAGTTCTTCAAGAGATGCCAAGAGCTTAATGTATGTGGAATTATTTCACCTGATCTACCATATGACGAGAAGGATGAAATTCTTGATGTTACTCAGAAGTATGGCATTGACATTATCAGTTTGATTGCACCTACTTCAAAAGAGCGTATTCAGATGATTGCAAGGGAATCAAGCGGATTTATTTATGTTGTTTCATCATTGGGAGTCACTGGAATGAGAAGTGAGATTAGGACAGACTTAAAATCCATTTTAGAGGATATTAAGGAAGTTACTGATGTTCCCGCTGCAGTTGGTTTTGGTATAAATGCTCCGCAGCAGGCAGAAAATATTGCAAAAGTGGCTGATGGCGTTATTGTAGGAAGTGCAATTGTTAATATTATTGCAGAGCATGGAGAAAATGCAAAAGAGCCTCTTGCAAATTATGTCAAGTCAATGAAAGATGCTATTTCCTAA
- the trpB gene encoding tryptophan synthase subunit beta, with amino-acid sequence MSRGRFGVHGGQYMSETLMNELLNLEEQYNHFKEDPEFVEELNTLLKEYAGRPSLLYYAKRMTEDLGGAKIYLKREDLNHTGAHKINNVLGQCLLAKKMGKTRVIAETGAGQHGVATATAAALLGMECEVFMGEEDTKRQALNVFRMGLLGAKVHTVTTGSKVLKDAVNDAFREWISRVDDTHYVIGSTMGPHPFPTIVRDFQAVISEEIKEQILELEGKLPDMVIACVGGGSNAMGAFYNFLEDEEVKLVGVEAAGKGIDTEFHAATIAKGELGIFHGMKSYFCQGNYGQISPVYSISAGLDYPGIGPEHAYLHDIGRAEYVSATDDEAVEAFEYLSRMEGIIPAIESSHAIAHAMRIAGDMDKDDIIVINVSGRGDKDVAAIARYKGVELYE; translated from the coding sequence ATGAGCAGAGGACGATTTGGAGTTCATGGTGGCCAATACATGTCTGAAACATTGATGAATGAACTCCTGAACTTGGAAGAGCAATATAATCATTTTAAGGAAGATCCTGAATTTGTAGAGGAATTAAACACTCTATTGAAGGAATATGCAGGAAGACCTTCATTATTGTATTATGCAAAGAGAATGACCGAAGATCTCGGTGGAGCAAAGATTTACCTCAAGCGTGAAGACTTGAACCATACTGGAGCTCATAAAATAAACAATGTGCTTGGTCAATGTCTTTTGGCTAAAAAGATGGGAAAGACCAGAGTCATTGCAGAGACAGGTGCAGGTCAGCATGGAGTGGCTACAGCTACTGCAGCAGCATTATTGGGTATGGAATGTGAGGTCTTCATGGGTGAAGAGGACACCAAGCGTCAAGCATTGAATGTATTTAGAATGGGACTTCTCGGAGCTAAAGTGCATACTGTAACAACCGGTTCGAAAGTGCTTAAGGATGCAGTGAATGATGCATTCAGAGAATGGATTTCAAGAGTTGATGACACTCACTATGTAATTGGTTCAACAATGGGTCCTCATCCATTCCCAACAATTGTAAGGGATTTTCAAGCGGTAATCAGTGAAGAGATAAAAGAACAGATATTGGAGCTTGAAGGCAAATTGCCAGATATGGTCATTGCCTGTGTTGGTGGTGGAAGCAATGCTATGGGTGCATTCTATAATTTCCTGGAAGATGAGGAAGTAAAGCTTGTTGGTGTGGAAGCTGCAGGAAAGGGAATTGACACTGAATTTCATGCAGCAACAATTGCTAAAGGGGAGCTTGGAATTTTCCATGGGATGAAATCTTATTTCTGTCAAGGAAACTATGGTCAGATTTCTCCAGTTTACTCTATCTCTGCAGGACTTGATTACCCTGGAATCGGTCCAGAACATGCTTATTTGCATGATATTGGAAGAGCAGAATATGTTTCAGCAACTGATGATGAAGCAGTTGAGGCATTTGAATACTTATCAAGAATGGAAGGAATCATCCCCGCTATTGAATCATCACATGCAATAGCACATGCCATGAGAATTGCAGGTGATATGGATAAGGATGATATAATTGTCATCAATGTATCAGGCCGTGGAGATAAGGATGTGGCAGCTATTGCTCGTTATAAAGGAGTTGAATTATACGAATAA
- a CDS encoding phosphoribosylanthranilate isomerase, with protein sequence MVKLKVCGMRRSEDIEMANSYKPDYIGFVFAESPRKVSYNQAKELSGLLSEDIVPVGVFVNEHMKLIVDLFKDGIIEMAQLHGDEDEKYIRDLKDKSIEETGKQIPVINAIEIKEGADYDDELLKWRDSASDYFILDSGKGSGKTFDWSLIDKESEFFKNSIFLAGGLNSENLALAIGEFNPFAVDLSSSVETDGFKDEKKIKKIIEIMENYR encoded by the coding sequence ATGGTTAAGCTTAAGGTTTGTGGAATGAGAAGGTCTGAAGATATAGAAATGGCAAATAGTTATAAGCCAGATTACATTGGATTCGTTTTTGCTGAAAGTCCACGTAAAGTCTCATATAATCAGGCTAAAGAATTGTCCGGTCTTTTAAGTGAAGATATTGTTCCTGTAGGGGTGTTTGTAAATGAGCATATGAAACTCATTGTAGACTTGTTCAAGGATGGAATAATAGAAATGGCTCAGCTTCATGGAGATGAAGATGAAAAGTATATAAGGGATCTAAAAGATAAATCAATTGAAGAAACTGGAAAACAAATACCTGTTATAAATGCAATTGAAATAAAAGAAGGTGCTGATTATGATGATGAGTTATTGAAGTGGCGAGATTCAGCATCTGACTATTTTATATTAGACAGTGGAAAAGGCTCTGGAAAAACATTCGACTGGAGTCTTATAGATAAAGAGAGTGAATTCTTTAAAAATTCCATTTTTCTAGCGGGAGGTTTAAACAGTGAAAACCTGGCTTTAGCTATTGGGGAATTCAATCCATTTGCAGTTGACTTAAGCAGTTCCGTTGAAACGGATGGATTTAAGGATGAAAAGAAAATCAAGAAAATCATTGAAATTATGGAAAATTATAGATAA
- the trpC gene encoding indole-3-glycerol phosphate synthase TrpC, protein MLDKIVAKTKERLVESKRNRSLDQIREEVSKLDANDDFPFKKALKDHEIAIIAEVKKASPSKGLIAEDFDYIKIAKDYEQSGASAISVLTEPYFFKGSNDYLKEIAENVRLPILRKDFTIDEYMIYEAKSLGASAILLIVSILDDVQLKEYLDLAHELGLSAIVETHDAKEIRTAMDAGAEIIGVNNRNLADFTVDINNSVNLHRLVSDDILFISESGIKTAEDVRRLKENNVDAVLIGETLMRSDDKKAMIAELKNG, encoded by the coding sequence ATGCTAGATAAGATTGTTGCAAAAACTAAAGAGAGATTAGTTGAATCAAAGAGGAATAGGTCTTTAGATCAAATAAGAGAGGAAGTATCAAAACTTGATGCCAATGATGATTTTCCATTTAAGAAAGCCTTAAAAGACCATGAAATTGCAATCATTGCGGAAGTCAAGAAAGCTTCTCCTTCAAAAGGATTAATTGCTGAAGATTTTGACTACATTAAAATTGCTAAGGATTATGAGCAATCAGGGGCTTCTGCAATTTCAGTTTTGACAGAGCCATACTTTTTCAAAGGATCTAACGATTACCTTAAGGAAATTGCTGAAAATGTTCGCCTTCCAATTTTAAGAAAGGATTTTACAATTGATGAGTATATGATATATGAAGCTAAATCATTAGGGGCTTCAGCTATTCTTTTGATTGTTTCAATACTTGATGATGTTCAATTGAAGGAATATTTGGACTTGGCTCATGAATTAGGTCTTTCTGCAATTGTTGAAACTCATGATGCAAAGGAAATCAGAACTGCAATGGATGCAGGTGCAGAGATCATCGGTGTAAACAATAGAAATTTAGCTGATTTCACTGTTGATATCAATAATAGCGTTAATTTACATAGATTAGTTAGTGATGATATATTGTTCATTTCTGAAAGTGGAATTAAAACAGCTGAAGATGTAAGGAGATTGAAGGAAAACAATGTTGATGCAGTTTTGATTGGCGAAACCTTAATGAGAAGTGATGATAAAAAAGCTATGATTGCGGAGTTAAAGAATGGTTAA
- the trpD gene encoding anthranilate phosphoribosyltransferase, which produces MIKEAILKVYKHEDLTYEEAYETMDEIMSGKASEVQMSAYLTAMSMKGETINEITASAEAMRAHCVRLLNEEEVVEIVGTGGDGSNTFNISTTSSIVISAAGVPVAKHGNRSASSKCGAADVLEELGVNIHISPEKSLSCLKEINLCFLFAQNYHLSMKYVAGVRKELSIRTIFNILGPLTSPAGASMEVLGVYEMELLEPLTYVLKNLGVKSAMVVYGLDVMDEISASDKTAVCELKDGKIRTYELSPEDFGMDISSKEDLVGGDAKENAEITLAVLNGEKGPRRNAVLLNSAAGFFVAGKVDSLEDGIKLAEEVIDSGKALNQLERFIEVTNR; this is translated from the coding sequence ATGATTAAAGAAGCAATTTTAAAGGTATATAAACATGAAGATTTAACTTATGAGGAAGCTTATGAGACAATGGATGAGATCATGAGCGGAAAGGCAAGTGAAGTTCAAATGAGCGCATACTTAACAGCAATGTCAATGAAAGGTGAAACAATTAATGAAATCACAGCATCTGCTGAAGCTATGAGGGCTCACTGTGTAAGATTATTGAATGAGGAGGAAGTCGTTGAAATCGTTGGAACTGGAGGGGATGGTTCAAACACATTCAATATCTCCACTACCTCTTCCATTGTGATTTCAGCTGCAGGTGTTCCAGTGGCAAAGCATGGAAACAGATCAGCTTCAAGCAAATGTGGTGCAGCGGATGTGCTGGAAGAATTAGGAGTCAATATCCATATTAGTCCTGAAAAAAGCTTAAGTTGCCTAAAGGAAATAAACTTATGTTTCCTTTTTGCTCAAAACTACCATCTCTCAATGAAATATGTTGCAGGTGTTCGTAAGGAACTTTCCATTAGAACAATATTCAATATTTTAGGGCCATTGACAAGTCCGGCAGGTGCTTCAATGGAAGTTTTGGGAGTATATGAAATGGAGTTATTGGAGCCTCTTACATATGTTTTGAAGAATTTGGGAGTTAAGTCTGCAATGGTCGTCTATGGATTGGATGTGATGGATGAGATCTCTGCAAGTGACAAGACCGCAGTATGTGAACTAAAAGATGGCAAGATAAGAACATATGAACTTTCTCCAGAAGATTTCGGAATGGATATTTCTTCTAAAGAAGATCTTGTTGGAGGGGATGCAAAGGAAAATGCAGAAATCACATTAGCTGTCTTAAATGGGGAAAAAGGCCCAAGAAGAAATGCGGTTCTCTTAAATTCCGCTGCAGGATTCTTTGTCGCAGGTAAAGTTGATTCATTGGAAGATGGAATCAAGTTGGCTGAAGAGGTCATTGACTCTGGCAAGGCATTGAATCAGCTTGAGAGATTCATTGAAGTTACAAATAGATAA
- a CDS encoding anthranilate synthase component II codes for MILLIDNYDSFSYNLFQLIGEVNPDIMVFRNDKISIDEIRALNPEAIILSPGPGRCENAGICIDIVKELYSEFPILGVCLGHQAICTAFGAKVSYAKRLMHGKSSRISLDSDSIFEGLPNEISVGRYHSLSLLEDTLPDSLEIISKSEDDGEVMAVKHKEFDVYGLQFHPESILTPDGLTIIENFLNKV; via the coding sequence ATGATTCTGCTTATAGACAATTATGACAGCTTTTCATATAATCTATTCCAATTGATTGGTGAGGTCAATCCAGATATAATGGTTTTTAGGAATGATAAAATTAGCATTGATGAAATAAGGGCTTTGAATCCTGAAGCAATCATATTGTCTCCAGGTCCTGGAAGATGTGAAAATGCAGGAATCTGCATAGATATAGTTAAGGAATTATACAGTGAATTTCCAATATTAGGTGTCTGTTTAGGTCATCAGGCAATCTGCACAGCATTTGGAGCTAAGGTTTCCTATGCAAAAAGACTGATGCATGGAAAATCTTCAAGAATTTCCTTAGATTCAGATTCCATTTTTGAAGGATTGCCAAATGAGATAAGCGTTGGAAGGTATCATTCCTTAAGCTTGTTGGAGGATACCCTTCCAGATTCATTGGAAATCATATCAAAATCAGAGGATGATGGTGAAGTCATGGCTGTAAAGCATAAGGAATTTGATGTTTATGGACTACAATTTCACCCGGAATCAATATTGACACCCGATGGATTAACAATTATAGAGAATTTTTTAAATAAGGTATAG